From Triticum aestivum cultivar Chinese Spring chromosome 4A, IWGSC CS RefSeq v2.1, whole genome shotgun sequence, a single genomic window includes:
- the LOC123082530 gene encoding aquaporin PIP2-5-like codes for MTMAAAQGKLSPEAMDNEVISNGSAKDYLDPPPAPLVDAGELGKWSLYRAVIAEFTATLLFVYVALATVVGHKRQTDAQACSGAGVLGIAWAFGGTIAVLVYCTAGISGGHINPAVTFGLLLARKVSLPRAFLYMVAQCVGAICGAALVRAVHGGHHYALYGGGANELAPGYSRTAGLIAEIAGTFVLVYTVFSATDPKRIARDPHVPVLAPLLIGFAVLMAHLATIPVTGTGINPARSFGAAVVYNDKKAWDDQWMFWVGPFIGAAVAMVYHQYILRNSSIFRSNYDGAV; via the coding sequence ATGACTATGGCAGCAGCACAAGGCAAGCTGAGTCCGGAGGCCATGGACAACGAAGTCATCAGCAACGGCAGCGCCAAGGACTACCTGGACCCTCCTCCGGCGCCGCTGGTCGACGCAGGCGAGCTGGGCAAGTGGTCTTTGTACCGTGCCGTCATCGCCGAGTTCACAGCTACACTGCTCTTCGTTTACGTCGCCTTGGCCACCGTAGTCGGCCACAAGCGCCAGACCGACGCCCAGGCGTGCAGCGGCGCCGGCGTGTTGGGCATCGCGTGGGCCTTCGGCGGCACGATCGCCGTCCTTGTCTACTGCACCGCCGGCATCTCCGGCGGCCACATCAACCCCGCGGTGACGTTCGGGCTGCTTCTGGCGCGCAAGGTCTCCCTTCCCCGAGCCTTCCTGTACATGGTGGCGCAGTGCGTGGGCGCCATCTGCGGCGCGGCGTTGGTGAGGGCCGTGCACGGCGGCCACCACTACGCGCTCTACGGGGGCGGCGCCAACGAGCTGGCGCCGGGATACTCCAGGACGGCGGGGCTCATCGCGGAGATTGCCGGCACCTTCGTGCTCGTGTACACCGTGTTCTCGGCGACCGACCCGAAGCGCATCGCCCGGGACCCGCACGTCCCGGTGCTGGCGCCGCTGCTCATCGGGTTCGCCGTGCTCATGGCGCACCTCGCCACCATCCCCGTCACCGGCACCGGTATCAACCCGGCGAGGAGCTTTGGCGCCGCCGTGGTGTACAACGACAAGAAAGCTTGGGACGACCAGTGGATGTTCTGGGTTGGCCCGTTCATCGGCGCCGCCGTGGCCATGGTGTACCACCAGTACATCCTCAGGAACAGCTCCATCTTCCGGTCCAACTACGATGGCGCAGTCTAG